The Candidatus Nitrospira nitrosa genomic sequence TTGAGCTATCTTGTCCTGTAAACACCACTGAGCAGATGGAGCATAATCCATCGCTTCTCCCTAGAGATTTCTGATAGAAGGTAGTATAAGGGATTTAAGTGACGTATGAATACCTCCAGACAGTTATGCGTCGTTATTCGCCATTAGCGGCTCCAGCCCAAGAGCGTAGAATGCACTGCTCCTCCAGCCATGTTATCGGTTCTCGTCCTCGAGACTTACTGGCCTTTGTCTACCGCCACGGATCGGATCCTCCAAAGAACCGCTGAAGTCTCAGCTCGATTCATATTGGTCAGCCCCCTCTTCTGACAAGAGCCGATGTAGGCTTTTAGCAGAAAGCTGTTGGTCTTTCTAACGCAAGGGAATCATTACATGTTGATCCACGGCATGATATGGGTGGCTCTGTTTGTGTCCACCCTCACCGGTTGTGTGACATCGTCTCCCAGAGATCGATTTCCACACATTCACGACATTCAGATTGACAGCCAGGATTCGATTACTCCCGCTGAATTGTATGCCGCCGTCGGAGAAGAAATTCGGTGGCATAACGCACTCTCCGTCCCGATTCACCTGGGACTGCTCGGAATACACCCGATAGCGGAAATCAGTTGCGACAAGGGATTCACGACATGGTTTGGTGCGATGAAGGATATGATCACCATTCCACCTGGCGACTATGTCAGCCTCTGTTTTCTCCGAGCTCGAACAATCCGGTACAATATCTGGACGAATCTCGCCGACCCGGTCCGTTCGATGAGCCCAACGGCGGTCATTCATCTCGATGAAACGGCCTCATGAGGATGATAGATATCGACAACAATGGATCCTGTGAAAGGGGACAATGATGAAGAGAGCTACATGGCACGGTCTGATGGTCGCATGTGCCTGTGCGTTCAATCTCGCGGTTACGCCTGGCAGCGAAGCCTATGAAGAAATATTTTTGACTGAAGGCGGATCGCTTTCTGGAACGGTTCACCTCCACGGCAAAGTCCCGATGCCAAAGGGGTACAATCTCACAACCGTGCCGGACCCGGTCTATTGCGGCCGGATTTCTGATGGGAAAGGGTGGAGATTGCTACAGCCGTTTGACGTCGGATCACAGGGAGAGTTCCGCAACGTCGTTGTGTATCTCGAGGGCATCGAGAAGGGCAAATCGTTCGGCGAGTACACACCGCCGAGAATCGAAGCCATTGATTGCCGTTTTATGCCGTATATCACACTTGTTCGCGATCTTCACAACGTAATGGTGGTGAATATGGACCCTGCCTTACACGACATTCAAGCCTATGAGACATCGAACCTCGGACCTCGCGTCTTGTTCAATATTCCATTACCGATCAGCTCACGATATCCTCGTGAAGCCGGGTTGAGCGCGCATGTCCACAAGCACTACGAAGGAGCCACCGTGATTCAATCGGTCAAGATGACCAAAGATCGGAAGATTTTCACCATGCAATGCGGGTTTCATCCGTATATGGAGAGCTGGGCGCTGGTCACCGACCATCCATATTACGCAGTCGCCGATAACGAAGGACAATTCCAGCTCACCGACATTCCCCCCGGCACCTATAAGTTGAAAGTCTGGCATCCATATATTGGAGACAAGATTGAGCAGACCGTCACAATTCAGCCCAATACGCAGGCCAGCGTCGATCTGACCGTCGAGGCACCAACCGGCCGGCTCTATGCCAATCAAATGGTTGAAAACGCCTATGTCCGATACACGATTACGGAGGACGTGCAGAGTCAAATCGTACCGACATTGGAGAAGCAACGTCTCAACGAAGGACCGTAAGATCGACCTGAGGGAACTGGGCTGCGGAGCACGTCAGCGTTGCTTCAAGTAGCGGAAGAATTCCGAGTCCGGACTCATCACCAGGGTTGAGCCGTCCTTAAACGCGGTCTTATAGGCCTCCATCGAACGTGTAAACTCGAAAAACTTTTGATCCTGTCGGTAGGCGTCGGCATAGATTCGGAAGGCTTTGGCGTCCCCGCCGCCACGAAGCTCTTCCGACTCTTTGTAGGCTTGGGCGAGGATAATTTCCCGGTCTTTTTCCGCTTCCGATCGAATCTTCTGCGCTTCTTCGGCGCCTTCCGCTCGATATTGTTTGGCCTGGCGCTCGCGTTCCGCTTGCATGCGCGCGAAAACGGCTTTCTCGTTCTGTTCCGGCAAATCGGCTCGCTTGATCCGTACATCCTGAATATCGATGCCGTACCCCGCAGCCTTTTCCTTGGCTCGTTCGGTGACCACTTTCATAATGTCCGCTCTCGTGCTCGAGACGATTTCGAGCAATTCGTGCCGACCTAATTCCACCCGGAGCTCGGAATAGATGATATCGTGCAGTCGTTGGAGCGCGCCTCGTTGGCTCTGGAAGTTCTGATACACCTTCAAGGGGTCGACAATGCGCCATTTCGCAAAATTATCCAGCAAGAGGGTCTTCTTGTCAGAGGTAATAACGTCCTGGGCGTTCGAGTCATAATCCAAGAGCCGTTTGTCGAAGTAGGTGACTTCTTGGACGAACGGAACTTTCAGGTAGAGCCCTGGTTCGGTGATGTTTCGAACGGGTTTCCCGAGCTGGACGACGATCGCGGTCTGGATGACGTCTACAACGAAGAGCGGAGAGGCCCCCAGCACAAATAACGCGATGATCACGGCAAGGAGTGTCAGTGCGAATCCCTGCTTGGTCATGATCGTGAGCCTCTCGGTTTCAGCGTGGGCGATTCCGACCGCGACTCTTCACCCTCTGTCTGTGGGGTTGTCTTGGCTCCGGTCATGGACGTCGGTTTGGAGCGGCGATCCAACGGAAGATACGGGAGCAAGCGCTCTCCACCCTTCCCATCAATGATGATCTTCTCCATGCTCGGCAGGATCTCTTCCATCGTCTCGATGTAAATCCGCTTGCTGATCACATCTTTTGCCTGGTTGTACTCTTTCAGGGTGGCGAGGAACCGGTTTGTCTCTCCCTGGGCACGGTTGAGGCGGGCCTGCGCAAACCCCCTGGCTCGGTTCACCAGTTCAGCCGCTTCCCCCTTGGCTCTTGGAATGATGTCGTTACGATACCCCTGTGCTTGGTTGATGAGTTTTTCTCGATCTTCCTTGGCGTTCGTCACATCCTTGAAGGCGGCGGCGACCGCTTCCGGCGGATCCACGTCTTGCAGCTGCACCGCAGCAATCTGCACACCGGATTGGTACTGATCCAAGATCGTTTGTAAGAGCGTCAGGGTGTCTTGCTGAATGACGGCTTTGCCCGTGGTTAAGGCTTCGTCGATCTTGCTCTTCCCCACCACTTCCCGCATGGAGGCTTCCGCAGCTTTGCCGATGGTCTCATGGATATCCGCCACGTTGAACAGAAACTCGCGGGATTCTTTGATCTTGTATTGCACGATAAATTCGATTGCCAGGATGTTCATATCGCCGGTCAACATCAAGGCTTCTTGGGGCACCATTTGCTGGCGGCCCTGCTGGCTGGTGCGAAAGCCGACCTCGACCCGGTAGAGTTTTGCCACCTTGGGTTGGAGGACGGTCTCAGCGAAGGGGATTTTGAAGTGGGGACCCGGCTCGACCGTCCGAACCGGCACACCGAACCGCTTGACGACACCTTCTTCATCCGGCGCGACGATAAAGACCGCCTGCCAGATGAAGAAGATAAGCAAGGCGGTGATAACCACATTGAGCAGTCCTCCCGCTGGCAGGTGATTTTTCCACCCATCAAAGTCTCCAGCAGCGAACAGCTCCTTCATCTTCGACTTGGCTTGCTTGAGCACGTCCTCAATCGGGTCAGGCTTCTTGCCCCACGGATCTTTTGGGTCCCAGACCATGACATGTTCTCCAGCGAGAAAGTCTTCGACGATTTTGAATCAGACAATTATTCTTCTCGTCATTCCCAAATAAACCTGTCACGATTCTTCACCTTGGTCCAGGAACTCATCGTAACAGCAACGGTGCCAAACAAGGCAGACGGCGCCTTGAGGAGTCCACCCCTTCCCGACCTCCATAATGACACCTTCAGAATTAGGGTTCGCAGGAAGTCGGCACGCTGCACAAAGTGTCCCCGAAAGACTTTCTAATGGTTTCGCATGAATATTATCACTCATTCTGCTCTCCGCTTAAGTCCATTGAGTGAGAACTCCGAGAATTTGCAACCCAGGTCTCTCCGGTCATAGACGATATCCAGTCTGCCTGTCACAGCTTCAGGTTCCTCTCTTGTTTGAGGGGGACGACTCCTGCTGAACAAGCGATTGACTGAGGTGATGCATGGACTCCTCATGATCCATTCCCAGCACAGACCCCTGTAATAGCGAACGAATGGGAACCAATATTGAGTTGCGATCGAGAAGTGCCGGGATTACTTGGTGTCTGAGAATAGAGATCACTTCCCGGATGAGTTGCACTGCCAGGGCGTTATCCTTTTCTATCGCATTTGCCGCTCTGTGCAATAAGATGGATGCATGTTTAAGAGAGCTGCTAAGTGTTTCCATTGAGTCAGTCCGATTGTCCTTCCTGGTGCTGTTTGGAATAGGCATACCTTGCAGTTGAGGAGCGGTGTCCTCCTGCATAGCAAGAACGCCGACAGCCCCACCGGGGCCTGTGCAGGTCTCACTATCAGACACAGATCCTGTCTGCAGGAAGAACCATGAGCTTGCGACAAACAGCGTCCATACGAAAACACGCTTACTTCTAAACCTATCCGTGACAGAAATCATTTGTAAGCCTCCCATGGCAGAGATACTCAGTTCACTGCCTGATGTCCTGACACACAGAGCCGAGTGTTCTCACACCAAGCATCACGGGTGCATTGGTTCGGCGGAGTCGGCACCGTTATATATAGCCTGACTCGTCGGACTTAGAACCTTCACCCCGTTGGGGCCGACAACTGCGGGGCTAACTTCCTTCGATCATTTTGCAGCTTCTGGGCCGTCGTACAGTCGGGCGGCTGAGTGTGCCCAAAGAATTCTTCAATCTTAAAATCGAGTAATATCTCCGCTTTTCACGTCTTGTCAGGCTCGATGACAGTGCGCTCGTTGACGACTGGCTCGTGCACTGCACACAGTCCCGAGACATTTAAAAATCCGCCCATCTACAGTAAACAGAACAACTCAAGTATAAACACTTATTACCTTCATCGTCCTCGTCACTCCTTACATCCGGGGAGGAACGCTTGACGTCACAGGCTCACATCGATCCTCGCACCACACGAAGCGTGCTTAGTCCCGATGACCCACGTGGGAACGCCTCAGTGAGTTCCGTCTTTACGATCGATAGGCAATTCGAAAAAAAATGCTAGCCCTGAGGAGGGTGAAAGACCGATATTGAAAAGATTGGGATGTGGAACGACGGTTCAAACTCTGCATAGGAGGTAGAACGACTCGGTGCAACTGGTACCGGTATGAGGGGGAGAATGGAGAAGTCTTCAGAGAGTAATTCCACCGGGGTATCCGATGTGAGTAAACTAAGCAAGGTCACTGGTGCACCAAGCATTTGTGACAGAACGCAGAGACAGACAAAACAAATCAGAGCGGTATAGATCAGTCCTTTGGGCAACAAATGACGTTCGCGTTTATCAACCCACATCATGACAAGACACTATACTCCAGCATACACTCGTGGGCAAGCTGGTTTGGCTCAATATGAATCCAAACAATATCTCGAGAAACGAGCATCTGCGCCTGTACCCATGAGGGGAGCGGCAATCACACGTCAGCGCCCCTGATATCAAGTACGAAACGATTCATGTCCTTCGCTGATCCGACCAGGCAAAGGCCGCCCCAAAACAAGTGCCGGCTACGACAGCTTGGATGAAGGCATTGTCAGCAGGAACCGCGATAGCCCACCACACGATGGCTGCCAGCAACCCTGAGACTCCACCAAGGAGAATCTTGCCCCCCGCCAGCTTGAGCCAATCCGTGAGGGTTACCCAGGCGGCCATATACACCATGCCAGCCGCAAGCGAGGCCCAGAGATGCATGAGATCACGTTTAAAAAACCAAACCTGGATTGCGCCGGCGAGACCGCCGAGAATGAGGCCTGTGATAGCCCGTTTGATGAAGATCGAATAGTGAAACTTTGAATCAGACAATTCACCCTCCCTCTGCAAGCAAGTCCGACCACACAACAGCCGCCTGTCGAGTGATGACAGCAGAAGCAATCAATACAACCATACCTGTCCGCCGGATCGAAGCGTGACCCCAAACTGCGGCCTCACCTGTTCAATACCAAAGAACGAACGACGCTCAGGACGCATCAGGTATAACCGAGCCGACTCCAGCATTGATCGAGCCCCTTGCGATTCCAGAACCCGTTCTCCCAAAATCTCCGGCCAGGCTGTGCGCCAGTATGACGGCCGCACATGGATGGGATCGAATCCATACCAAACAGGATCAAGTTGAAAAAACTTCGCTCCATAGACCGAGGACAACTTCATCAACCCTTCGTGTACACCTTCGGCTCGGTCGATGACTTGGCTGAGCGTAAGCCGACAAGACGGCACGAGCATCGAACGGAATGCAAGGAATTTGATCTGTGAGAGCCGGTAGACCGCGGCAAGCGGCAACCCCGTGAGAACGATATCCTGTGTCACCTGAGCCAGACGACAAAGGACCTCTTCGACCCAGCCCAACGTTCGCTCGACGGAAAAGCCGTACAGAGTGTCATTGCCGACGTCTGTGACAAGTGCTCTCGTGGTCATCGGAGGACGCCGCTCCAACTCCGCCCAGAGACCAGACTTGAGAATGGCCGGCAGCGTGCGAAAAAGAAATTGGCTCGGTGCTCCATACGATCGTCCATGACCAAACGCTGCAAGTATTTCGACCTTCGGCCCCCACACCGATCGAGCGGTCGAGACGATGGTTT encodes the following:
- a CDS encoding peptidase associated/transthyretin-like domain-containing protein, translating into MMKRATWHGLMVACACAFNLAVTPGSEAYEEIFLTEGGSLSGTVHLHGKVPMPKGYNLTTVPDPVYCGRISDGKGWRLLQPFDVGSQGEFRNVVVYLEGIEKGKSFGEYTPPRIEAIDCRFMPYITLVRDLHNVMVVNMDPALHDIQAYETSNLGPRVLFNIPLPISSRYPREAGLSAHVHKHYEGATVIQSVKMTKDRKIFTMQCGFHPYMESWALVTDHPYYAVADNEGQFQLTDIPPGTYKLKVWHPYIGDKIEQTVTIQPNTQASVDLTVEAPTGRLYANQMVENAYVRYTITEDVQSQIVPTLEKQRLNEGP
- the hflC gene encoding protease modulator HflC, whose amino-acid sequence is MTKQGFALTLLAVIIALFVLGASPLFVVDVIQTAIVVQLGKPVRNITEPGLYLKVPFVQEVTYFDKRLLDYDSNAQDVITSDKKTLLLDNFAKWRIVDPLKVYQNFQSQRGALQRLHDIIYSELRVELGRHELLEIVSSTRADIMKVVTERAKEKAAGYGIDIQDVRIKRADLPEQNEKAVFARMQAERERQAKQYRAEGAEEAQKIRSEAEKDREIILAQAYKESEELRGGGDAKAFRIYADAYRQDQKFFEFTRSMEAYKTAFKDGSTLVMSPDSEFFRYLKQR
- the hflK gene encoding FtsH protease activity modulator HflK, whose translation is MVWDPKDPWGKKPDPIEDVLKQAKSKMKELFAAGDFDGWKNHLPAGGLLNVVITALLIFFIWQAVFIVAPDEEGVVKRFGVPVRTVEPGPHFKIPFAETVLQPKVAKLYRVEVGFRTSQQGRQQMVPQEALMLTGDMNILAIEFIVQYKIKESREFLFNVADIHETIGKAAEASMREVVGKSKIDEALTTGKAVIQQDTLTLLQTILDQYQSGVQIAAVQLQDVDPPEAVAAAFKDVTNAKEDREKLINQAQGYRNDIIPRAKGEAAELVNRARGFAQARLNRAQGETNRFLATLKEYNQAKDVISKRIYIETMEEILPSMEKIIIDGKGGERLLPYLPLDRRSKPTSMTGAKTTPQTEGEESRSESPTLKPRGSRS